The Kozakia baliensis genome includes a region encoding these proteins:
- the metC gene encoding cystathionine beta-lyase, protein MSDDSTARVSAGWARFASMLVQGGRSEEIPSEGVFVNPPVSRGSTVLFPDLASMRQKGLRSHDHEVVYGAMGTPIQHDLERLIAQVEGGTHCQVVSSGLAACTTPLLTYLSAGDHLLLPDSVYGPTRRFADTMLARLGVETTYYKPLATEAELLELMRPNTRVVFAESPGSHTFEVQDVPMLAKVAHAHQAKLLLDNTWGIGIFQPFDHGVDVSIQALTKYPTGHSDAIIGAVTVADEGGWRLLRDASIQLGQVAGPDDCWLTLRGLRTMGVRLERQSRSALRVAQWLRGRPEVARVLHPAFEECPGHAFWKRDFSGASSLFSVELRADLSFNAMQDMIDALAMFGLGASWGGYESLILPTTGGVRRSIAGGVPEGPTFRLHIGLEDPDDLIADLEGGFEVLRASSAG, encoded by the coding sequence ATGTCCGACGATTCCACCGCGCGCGTGAGCGCCGGATGGGCGCGTTTCGCCTCCATGCTCGTGCAAGGCGGCCGTTCGGAGGAAATTCCTTCCGAAGGTGTTTTCGTCAATCCGCCTGTCAGCCGTGGTTCCACGGTATTGTTTCCCGATCTGGCATCCATGCGTCAGAAAGGTTTGCGCAGCCACGACCATGAAGTGGTTTATGGCGCGATGGGAACGCCTATTCAGCATGATCTGGAGCGGTTGATTGCCCAGGTGGAAGGCGGAACGCATTGTCAGGTCGTCTCATCGGGACTTGCGGCCTGCACAACGCCATTGCTGACTTATCTCAGCGCGGGAGATCATCTTCTGCTACCCGATTCCGTTTACGGCCCTACGCGCCGCTTTGCGGATACGATGTTGGCGCGGCTGGGGGTGGAGACCACCTATTATAAGCCATTAGCGACCGAAGCCGAGTTGCTCGAACTTATGCGCCCCAATACGCGCGTGGTGTTCGCCGAAAGCCCTGGCAGCCACACGTTCGAGGTGCAGGATGTGCCGATGTTAGCCAAGGTGGCGCATGCTCATCAGGCGAAGCTGTTGCTCGATAATACGTGGGGCATTGGCATTTTTCAGCCGTTCGACCATGGCGTCGATGTGTCCATTCAAGCGCTGACGAAATATCCGACCGGACATTCGGACGCTATTATCGGTGCCGTGACAGTTGCGGATGAAGGGGGTTGGCGCTTGCTGCGGGATGCTTCCATACAATTGGGGCAAGTGGCAGGGCCGGACGATTGTTGGCTCACATTGCGTGGGCTGCGGACCATGGGTGTGCGTCTTGAGCGGCAATCCCGTTCAGCGCTCCGCGTAGCGCAATGGCTGCGCGGTCGTCCTGAGGTGGCGCGTGTGCTTCATCCAGCCTTTGAAGAATGTCCCGGTCATGCTTTTTGGAAGCGCGATTTCAGTGGCGCCAGTTCTCTTTTCAGCGTCGAGCTTCGAGCGGATCTTTCGTTCAATGCGATGCAGGACATGATCGATGCGTTGGCCATGTTCGGTTTGGGTGCTTCGTGGGGAGGCTATGAGAGCCTCATCCTGCCAACAACAGGCGGTGTGCGACGTAGCATCGCCGGAGGCGTGCCTGAAGGGCCGACTTTCCGCCTTCATATCGGTTTGGAAGACCCGGACGATTTGATTGCGGATTTGGAAGGCGGCTTCGAAGTGTTGCGCGCTTCCAGCGCTGGGTGA
- a CDS encoding AI-2E family transporter: MTTERIMLGLLLVGVAYGCGVVLWPFLSAILWAGILVFTTWPLYKGLCRRMRPVPAAFVMMVSSAIAIVLPLVFLTSTGISDVPGIIATINDAFLHLSNSGPPPAWLDHIPMFGAQLRTAYLNWSHDVRSIGEALQPYAGQIAHYALSILMQLASGSAELLMALFIGLFFWINGDALGRVITALLTRITGNYALRLIAVIGSVIRGTVYGILGTAIVQGVLTAIGLWISGVPDPVLFGGLAAFVAVFPIGAPLVWVPAAIWLALHHHLGWGLFLAGYGIVLISGADHIIRPAFIARGAQLPYLLTVLGVLGGVVTLGGLGIFLGPVLLGVGYTLTTEFANGAKQDEKTTTT; the protein is encoded by the coding sequence GTGACGACTGAACGCATTATGCTGGGCCTACTGCTTGTCGGTGTGGCTTATGGTTGCGGCGTCGTTCTTTGGCCTTTTCTCTCTGCCATCCTTTGGGCGGGTATTTTGGTTTTTACCACTTGGCCGCTTTATAAAGGCCTGTGCCGCCGTATGCGGCCCGTGCCGGCCGCCTTCGTGATGATGGTCAGTAGCGCGATCGCAATCGTCCTCCCCCTGGTTTTCCTTACCTCCACCGGGATCTCGGATGTGCCCGGCATCATCGCCACCATCAATGACGCCTTTCTTCATCTTTCCAATTCCGGGCCACCGCCCGCCTGGCTCGACCATATCCCGATGTTCGGCGCGCAGTTGCGCACAGCCTATCTTAATTGGAGCCATGACGTTCGCAGCATCGGCGAAGCGCTCCAACCCTATGCCGGGCAAATCGCGCATTATGCCCTCTCCATCCTAATGCAATTGGCAAGCGGCTCGGCAGAGCTTCTCATGGCGCTGTTCATCGGCTTATTTTTCTGGATCAATGGAGATGCATTGGGCCGCGTGATCACGGCACTTCTAACGCGCATCACCGGCAATTACGCATTGCGGCTCATTGCCGTTATCGGCAGTGTCATTCGCGGAACGGTCTATGGCATTCTCGGCACGGCGATCGTCCAAGGCGTTTTAACGGCTATCGGACTATGGATCTCCGGTGTGCCGGACCCGGTTTTATTCGGTGGACTTGCCGCATTCGTCGCCGTCTTTCCCATCGGAGCACCGCTTGTCTGGGTACCGGCGGCCATCTGGCTCGCGCTTCATCATCATTTGGGCTGGGGTCTTTTTCTGGCAGGATATGGTATCGTGCTGATCTCCGGTGCGGACCATATCATTCGGCCCGCCTTCATCGCGCGTGGCGCGCAACTCCCTTATCTGCTGACGGTATTGGGCGTTTTAGGCGGCGTCGTCACATTGGGCGGACTGGGTATTTTTCTTGGCCCCGTTCTGTTGGGAGTAGGATATACTTTGACAACAGAATTCGCGAACGGCGCCAAACAGGACGAAAAGACGACAACCACATGA
- a CDS encoding arginyltransferase, giving the protein MTVSTTHRPQLFYTTPPAPCPYLPGRVERKVITELSGSEANALHDRLSRAGFRRSHNIAYAPVCAGCHACVPIRIPVAAFQPDRTQKRTLRQHADLRIVETAARATSEQYALFNAYQNSRHEDGDMALMSFEDYRSMIESSPVETSLIEFRTPQDRLVCVSLVDRLSDGLSAVYTFFDPTEPHKSYGSHSILWLISYTTAQNLSFLYLGYWVRDSAKMAYKARYRPSEVMMSGHWERLPEGPSGFSGHP; this is encoded by the coding sequence ATGACGGTTTCGACGACGCACCGACCACAACTCTTCTATACGACACCCCCTGCTCCTTGCCCTTATTTGCCAGGAAGAGTCGAACGCAAGGTCATTACCGAACTATCTGGCTCGGAAGCCAATGCATTGCATGACCGCCTTTCCCGCGCCGGTTTTCGCCGTAGCCATAACATCGCCTACGCACCTGTCTGCGCAGGTTGTCACGCTTGCGTGCCGATCCGCATTCCGGTTGCCGCCTTCCAGCCGGACCGGACTCAAAAGCGTACGCTCCGGCAGCATGCCGATCTGAGGATTGTCGAAACCGCGGCTAGAGCGACGTCAGAGCAGTACGCTCTTTTCAATGCTTATCAGAACAGCCGCCATGAAGATGGTGACATGGCTTTGATGAGCTTCGAAGATTATCGTTCGATGATCGAAAGCAGCCCGGTGGAAACCAGCCTGATCGAGTTTCGCACACCGCAAGACCGGCTGGTATGCGTCTCGCTGGTCGATCGTCTGTCAGACGGCCTTTCGGCGGTCTATACCTTCTTCGATCCTACAGAGCCGCATAAATCCTACGGCAGTCATTCAATTCTTTGGCTTATTTCCTATACAACAGCCCAAAATCTCTCGTTTCTGTATTTGGGCTATTGGGTGCGAGACAGCGCTAAAATGGCCTATAAAGCCCGCTACCGCCCATCGGAAGTTATGATGAGCGGTCATTGGGAGCGCCTTCCTGAAGGACCTTCAGGATTTTCGGGTCATCCATAA
- a CDS encoding endonuclease/exonuclease/phosphatase family protein produces MTDHPLQSTPHVGQHFKILSWNLLRQIGATLDEVVALAQEVKPDIFLMQEAVSELDRVPEILGGHYARIALPGRIHGTACWSRFPFARPPISCTLPSGLVVRRTAQLIDFGSFSIANVHLSHGQILNRRQLRRIAAMLRPRALVMGDFNLVGPTLLPGFHDVGPRAPTHRMVDFLPIRIDRCLVRGMTRLESHVMPSFSSDHHPISVTLRLSNPQHAPRWLRFKDTA; encoded by the coding sequence ATGACCGATCATCCCCTCCAATCAACACCTCATGTCGGTCAGCATTTCAAAATCCTGAGCTGGAATCTCCTTCGCCAAATCGGCGCAACGCTCGATGAAGTCGTGGCTTTGGCGCAAGAAGTGAAACCCGATATTTTCCTAATGCAGGAAGCCGTCTCGGAATTGGATCGCGTACCGGAGATATTAGGTGGCCACTATGCCCGCATAGCGCTGCCTGGCCGAATTCACGGCACGGCCTGCTGGAGCCGCTTCCCGTTTGCGCGGCCGCCGATCTCCTGCACCTTGCCGTCCGGGCTCGTGGTGCGGCGTACGGCGCAATTGATCGATTTCGGCAGTTTCTCGATCGCCAACGTGCATCTTTCGCATGGGCAGATTCTCAATAGGCGCCAGCTAAGGCGGATCGCCGCCATGTTACGCCCGCGCGCGCTGGTCATGGGAGATTTCAATCTGGTCGGGCCAACGCTTCTCCCCGGCTTTCACGATGTCGGCCCGCGTGCGCCGACGCACCGGATGGTGGATTTCCTACCCATTCGGATTGATCGCTGCCTAGTTCGCGGCATGACCCGTCTGGAATCGCATGTCATGCCGAGCTTCAGTTCGGATCATCATCCAATTTCCGTCACACTTCGGCTTAGCAATCCACAGCATGCGCCGCGCTGGCTGCGTTTTAAAGATACGGCATAA
- the cls gene encoding cardiolipin synthase: protein MTNHFPFLDTALTIARYALAISVTIHVLLTKRDTSASTGWIGISWLMPLTGAALYIMFGVNRVRRLAQRLIGQHHWDGRGAIAHLRQRVEGQFAPLARMMGRLTERPLLSSNAIQCLHDGDNAYPAMLEAIESAQHSVLLCSYIFRADQVGRRFVEALARAKARGAEIRVLVDGIGSGYFYSGIVKALERENIPCHRFMHSLLPWRMPFINLRNHRKILVVDGKLGFMGGLNIGEENMLRLRTKLPVADTHFRLAGPIVHQLTEAFARDWSFTCGEELDGDIYFPEPEKAGNVPMRVVTSGPDNDMEKIEFGMLQGIAMARQNVRVMTPYFLPDERLASELCLAALRGVEIDIIVPKSSNHGLIDFARDANLAPFLNAGCRVWMAKPPFNHAKLLVVDDGWSFVGSANIDVRSLRLNFEINLELYDEEVASDLAGFIDTHKANRLTHHTLDSRSTAVKIRDAAVHLFMPYL from the coding sequence ATGACGAATCATTTTCCCTTCCTCGACACCGCATTGACAATCGCGCGCTATGCTCTCGCCATCAGTGTTACGATCCATGTTTTGCTGACAAAGCGGGATACTTCCGCATCGACTGGTTGGATCGGTATTTCATGGCTGATGCCTCTTACGGGGGCCGCGCTTTATATCATGTTCGGCGTCAATCGTGTACGGCGCCTGGCGCAACGCCTTATCGGGCAGCATCATTGGGATGGGCGTGGCGCGATCGCGCATCTACGTCAGCGGGTCGAAGGGCAGTTCGCACCTTTGGCGCGCATGATGGGGCGTCTGACGGAAAGGCCGCTTCTGAGCAGCAACGCGATTCAATGTTTGCATGATGGCGATAATGCCTATCCGGCGATGCTGGAAGCGATCGAAAGCGCGCAGCATTCGGTGTTATTGTGTTCCTATATTTTCAGGGCGGACCAGGTCGGGCGACGCTTCGTCGAGGCATTGGCAAGGGCAAAAGCACGCGGCGCGGAAATTCGTGTTCTCGTCGATGGAATCGGCAGCGGCTATTTCTATAGCGGTATCGTCAAAGCATTAGAGCGGGAAAATATCCCCTGCCATCGCTTCATGCATTCCTTGCTGCCATGGCGCATGCCGTTCATCAATCTGCGCAACCATCGGAAAATTCTCGTCGTGGACGGTAAGCTCGGTTTCATGGGCGGCCTCAATATCGGCGAGGAAAATATGCTGCGTTTGCGAACGAAGCTACCGGTGGCCGACACCCATTTCCGTCTTGCCGGGCCGATCGTTCATCAATTAACCGAAGCGTTCGCGCGCGATTGGTCTTTTACATGCGGGGAGGAACTCGACGGCGACATCTATTTCCCCGAGCCTGAAAAAGCGGGAAACGTTCCGATGCGTGTCGTGACGTCGGGCCCGGACAACGATATGGAAAAAATCGAATTCGGCATGCTTCAGGGCATTGCCATGGCGCGGCAGAATGTCCGTGTCATGACACCATATTTTCTGCCGGATGAGCGCTTAGCATCGGAGTTGTGTTTGGCGGCTCTGCGTGGTGTGGAAATCGATATTATCGTGCCGAAAAGCAGCAATCATGGATTGATCGACTTCGCGCGAGACGCAAATCTTGCGCCATTCCTCAATGCGGGCTGCCGTGTGTGGATGGCGAAACCACCTTTCAACCATGCAAAGTTGCTTGTGGTGGATGATGGATGGTCGTTCGTCGGTAGCGCCAATATCGACGTTCGAAGCCTCCGCCTTAATTTCGAAATCAACCTCGAACTATATGACGAAGAAGTGGCGAGCGATCTGGCGGGTTTCATCGATACGCACAAAGCTAACCGGCTGACGCATCACACGCTCGATAGCCGCTCGACCGCCGTGAAAATTCGCGATGCGGCGGTGCACCTTTTTATGCCGTATCTTTAA
- the serA gene encoding phosphoglycerate dehydrogenase, translating into MEPAFSLPKDKIRILLLEGIHDSAVEYLRAQGYGEVTRLKTALEGKALEEALQGVHMVGIRSRTQLTAPVLEKADRLMAIGCFCIGTNQVDLQAARMSGIPVFNAPYSNTRSVAELVMGEIVMLLRRIPSRSEECHQGGWDKSAIKAWEVRGKTLGIVGYGSIGSQLSVLAEAFGLRVIFYDVVDKLPHGNATPVASLNELLEQSDIVSLHVPQTEQTRDMIGEEQIRAMKPNSILLNNARGTVVDLDALAAALKDGHLMGAGIDVFPVEPKAAGERFESPLQGLPNVILTPHIGGSTMEAQERIGVEVAKRLVEYSDVGSTLGAVNFPPVQLPERPRGTRFMHVHHNRPGIMRQINETFSREGCNIVAQFLQTDGELGYVVVETDAGPDQELDARLLKELRALDGTLRARLLYQRN; encoded by the coding sequence ATGGAACCCGCTTTTTCATTGCCCAAGGACAAAATCCGCATCCTTCTTCTCGAAGGCATTCATGATAGCGCGGTCGAGTATCTGCGCGCCCAGGGCTATGGAGAAGTGACGCGTCTCAAGACGGCCCTGGAAGGAAAAGCTCTCGAAGAGGCGCTACAAGGCGTGCACATGGTCGGCATCCGGTCTCGCACGCAACTAACAGCGCCCGTTCTGGAAAAAGCGGACCGCCTGATGGCGATCGGCTGCTTTTGCATAGGCACCAACCAAGTGGATCTCCAAGCCGCCCGCATGTCCGGCATTCCCGTTTTCAACGCCCCCTACAGCAACACACGTTCGGTCGCCGAGTTGGTGATGGGCGAGATCGTCATGCTGCTGCGCCGCATCCCTTCCCGCTCGGAAGAATGTCACCAGGGAGGTTGGGACAAATCCGCCATCAAAGCCTGGGAAGTGCGCGGCAAAACGCTGGGGATCGTCGGTTACGGCTCTATCGGGTCGCAGCTTTCCGTTCTCGCGGAAGCCTTCGGCTTGCGAGTGATTTTTTACGATGTGGTCGACAAGCTGCCGCATGGAAATGCCACTCCGGTTGCGTCTCTCAATGAGTTGCTGGAGCAATCGGACATCGTCAGCTTGCATGTGCCGCAAACCGAGCAAACGCGAGACATGATCGGCGAAGAGCAAATCCGGGCCATGAAGCCGAATTCTATTCTGCTCAACAATGCGCGCGGCACAGTCGTCGATCTGGATGCGCTCGCCGCCGCACTCAAAGACGGGCACCTGATGGGCGCGGGCATCGACGTGTTCCCCGTCGAGCCGAAAGCCGCTGGAGAACGTTTTGAAAGCCCGCTCCAAGGTCTCCCGAACGTTATCCTGACGCCTCATATCGGCGGCTCGACGATGGAAGCGCAAGAACGCATCGGCGTTGAAGTGGCGAAGCGGCTGGTTGAATATTCAGATGTCGGCTCCACATTGGGCGCCGTCAACTTTCCACCTGTCCAACTGCCGGAGCGCCCGCGTGGAACGCGCTTTATGCACGTCCATCATAACCGCCCAGGCATCATGCGCCAGATCAATGAGACGTTTTCACGCGAAGGCTGCAATATCGTCGCGCAATTCCTCCAGACCGATGGCGAACTTGGCTATGTCGTGGTCGAAACCGACGCCGGGCCGGACCAGGAACTGGATGCGCGCTTGCTTAAGGAACTGCGGGCACTAGACGGCACGCTCCGGGCGCGCCTTCTTTATCAACGCAACTAA
- a CDS encoding sulfurtransferase, whose protein sequence is MSYSPLFSAKELLSQGDRTFSYLDTSVLLPGQKGDLEADFASARLPGARRFVLDHFSDNSTALPHMVPSAGEFSQALTALGIGNDDVIVVYDRQGSVGACRAWWMLRLFGHERIHILDGGLDAYRKEGGALVSGAPQTPSPATQPYRTHPHYTMLAGLGDVETALGQDEFRILDARSPARFRGEVPEPRPGVRGGHMPGAVNLPYADLVDADGLFFSKEALRHRFAQAEAVERRVITSCGSGLTAATLTVGLAVAGLPIGQLYDGSWAEWGADLSTPVVTG, encoded by the coding sequence ATGTCTTACTCTCCATTATTCTCGGCCAAAGAATTGTTATCTCAAGGAGATAGAACTTTCTCTTATCTGGATACGAGCGTGCTTCTGCCGGGCCAGAAGGGAGATTTGGAAGCCGATTTCGCGTCCGCCAGGCTGCCGGGCGCGCGCCGTTTCGTGCTCGATCATTTTTCGGACAACTCGACGGCACTTCCTCATATGGTGCCAAGCGCTGGAGAGTTTTCTCAAGCGCTTACCGCGCTGGGAATTGGAAACGACGACGTTATCGTGGTTTACGACCGTCAGGGTAGTGTCGGTGCGTGTCGTGCTTGGTGGATGTTACGCCTGTTCGGTCATGAAAGAATTCATATCCTGGATGGCGGTTTGGACGCGTATCGGAAAGAAGGCGGTGCGCTTGTTAGCGGAGCACCTCAAACGCCGTCTCCCGCAACCCAGCCCTACCGCACGCACCCCCATTACACGATGCTGGCGGGCCTTGGAGATGTGGAGACGGCACTGGGGCAGGATGAATTTCGTATCCTAGATGCCCGCAGCCCCGCGCGTTTCAGAGGAGAAGTGCCAGAGCCGCGTCCGGGCGTGCGTGGCGGCCATATGCCCGGTGCCGTCAATCTGCCTTATGCCGATCTGGTCGATGCCGATGGTTTGTTTTTCTCAAAAGAGGCTTTGCGCCATCGGTTTGCGCAAGCGGAAGCGGTAGAAAGAAGAGTGATCACCAGTTGCGGTTCGGGTTTGACCGCTGCCACATTAACGGTCGGGTTGGCCGTGGCAGGTTTGCCGATCGGCCAGCTCTATGATGGCTCCTGGGCCGAATGGGGTGCTGATTTATCCACGCCGGTCGTCACCGGATAG
- a CDS encoding YifB family Mg chelatase-like AAA ATPase — protein MLNIAPQASALPSDDKPRGPAIARIQSFAFVGIEAVPVTVEVQIASGLPAFLVVGLADKAVGEARERVRAAFSSIGLALPPTRILVNLVPADLPKEGAHFDLPIAIALLVGMGIISHESAYHYAALGELSLDGRINTVTGVLSAALGAVEQDLGLICPAAQGTEARWGGASLDILAPTDLLRLITHFRGDQVLEPVPEPIYQTPSPEPDLADVKGMVLGRRALEIAAAGNHSLLMIGPPGAGKSMLASRLPSILPDLTREQMLESSRIHSLGGHLIGGRLISRPPFRDPHHSASLPAMVGGGTKSRPGEVSLAHNGVLFLDELPEFSRQCLESLRQPLETGRMNVARAAQNVVYPARFQFIAAMNPCRCGYLSDAERACRKAPRCGEDYTAKISGPMLDRMDLSVFIQPISPIEMTRAPQGESSAIIRQRVEAARARQLARQGLCNAQANPTLFPMEEPAKTLIEEAGEQFRLSARGLTRLMRVARTIADLAGAETVQRAHVMEALAFRHRS, from the coding sequence ATGCTGAATATCGCGCCCCAAGCCTCCGCCCTGCCTTCCGACGATAAGCCGCGCGGCCCTGCCATTGCCCGCATTCAAAGCTTTGCTTTCGTCGGGATCGAAGCCGTTCCCGTAACGGTGGAGGTGCAAATAGCCTCTGGTTTACCGGCTTTCCTCGTTGTCGGACTGGCCGATAAAGCCGTAGGCGAAGCACGCGAGCGCGTTCGCGCGGCTTTCAGTTCCATCGGGTTAGCACTCCCACCCACGCGTATACTCGTCAATCTCGTTCCTGCCGATCTTCCAAAAGAAGGTGCGCATTTCGACCTGCCGATCGCCATCGCACTGCTGGTCGGCATGGGCATTATTTCTCACGAATCCGCTTATCATTACGCAGCGCTCGGCGAACTCTCGTTGGATGGGCGCATCAATACCGTTACCGGTGTTTTATCCGCCGCTCTTGGAGCTGTAGAGCAGGATCTCGGGCTAATTTGTCCCGCTGCGCAAGGTACGGAAGCCCGTTGGGGCGGCGCTTCGCTTGACATCTTGGCACCGACCGATCTGCTTCGACTCATCACGCATTTCCGTGGCGACCAAGTGCTGGAACCGGTGCCCGAGCCGATTTATCAAACCCCGTCGCCTGAACCTGATCTTGCCGACGTAAAAGGTATGGTGTTAGGACGACGCGCCCTGGAGATCGCTGCGGCGGGAAATCATTCGTTGCTGATGATTGGGCCGCCTGGCGCTGGAAAATCCATGCTGGCCAGCCGCTTGCCTTCCATCCTGCCAGATTTGACGCGCGAGCAAATGCTGGAAAGTAGTCGTATTCATAGCTTAGGAGGTCATCTTATAGGCGGCCGCCTGATCTCGCGCCCGCCTTTTCGCGATCCCCATCATTCCGCCAGCCTTCCCGCTATGGTCGGTGGCGGCACGAAATCGCGCCCGGGAGAAGTGAGTCTGGCGCATAATGGCGTGTTGTTCCTAGACGAACTGCCAGAATTCTCTCGGCAGTGTCTGGAATCCCTACGCCAGCCGCTTGAGACAGGCCGCATGAATGTGGCGCGCGCCGCACAAAACGTCGTTTATCCTGCGCGTTTCCAGTTCATCGCGGCAATGAATCCGTGCCGCTGTGGTTATTTGAGCGATGCGGAACGCGCCTGCCGCAAAGCGCCTCGTTGCGGTGAAGATTATACGGCGAAGATCTCAGGACCGATGCTGGACCGTATGGATCTGAGCGTTTTTATTCAGCCTATCTCGCCGATTGAAATGACACGCGCGCCACAAGGTGAAAGCAGCGCGATCATTCGCCAACGCGTGGAAGCGGCTCGTGCACGGCAGCTGGCGCGACAAGGCCTTTGCAACGCACAAGCCAATCCGACTTTATTTCCGATGGAAGAACCTGCGAAAACGCTTATTGAGGAAGCCGGTGAGCAATTTCGGCTTTCAGCACGCGGACTAACGCGCCTGATGCGTGTAGCGCGCACGATTGCCGACCTTGCCGGGGCGGAAACCGTGCAGCGCGCGCACGTTATGGAAGCGCTGGCGTTCCGGCATCGCTCATAA